AGATAGGCTTCATGCTGAAAGAAATCCATGTGCAGCCAGGTATGTTCACGGGTGTCATGTACCGGACGCTCCTCACCACAGACGGGGCAAGCAAAGCGACTGCCCTTGGGAAAGTTGATGTGCAGATCCAGGCGCTTCTCCTCCACTTGGAAGGTCACATCGTCCACCAACCACGGCGGTACCAACCCTAACGCCAGAGAAAACAACTCTTCCGGGACCATCAGCTAACTCCTATTCGGGATGCAATGGAGCCGTTGCATCCTACCCCCTACCCACTCAATCTGACGAAGAGCCAATTCAAGTGATTTTATTTATAAAATCAGCTTTCTTGAAAAATATGCGTTAAAGAATCAACAATTCTTTCGACATGTTCGTCAAATAGCAATCGACCATTCTCTAAGCTCGCACCATGCGCCACGGACAGAACACCTGATGCAGGCACAAAATTCTCCGGCACAGGGGAAATATCGTAAGGTGGAAAACAGGCTGGGCCATCCGATGGGACCTTCTCCATCATAACTAAAGCAGGCTTCAGTAAAAGCATCAGCGAGGTCTCCATCAAACTGGCATGCTCAAGTTCAATGCCTGGACAACCATTAGGGAAGACCCGATCAAGCGTCTCTTGCGTGATAAAATCCCAGTAAGCAAGTCGCACAATTTTAGCATCGGTGATGCCATCGTGGTGCAATTCCCGCAAGGCCATGTCTACTCCTTCCGTCGCCGGAACATAGTTCTCAAAGTGTCCATTTACTAAAACTAAACGCCTTACTCCAGATTTAATGAGTTGACGTACAACATCACGAACCACCAGTGAAAATGTATTTGCATCCAAGCTAGTAGTTCCAGGGAATCCCTCACCGCCACCTGTTTTTGGCTGTGAGCGACACCCATAGGGCAAAGCAGGTGCAACAATGCCATTGACCTCACGAGCAACCTGCTCGCACACAGCAGTTGGTAGTAACACATCTACGCTGAGCGGCAAATGCGGACCATGTTGCTCTGTCGCGCCTAATGGCAGGAGAACAACAGCTTTATTTTCAATTTTCTGTTTGAATTCTACCCAGCTTAGATCGGCCATGAAAACACTATCAATCATCATTAACTTCCTTATCTATTTAGACTGTAA
Above is a genomic segment from Candidatus Paceibacterota bacterium containing:
- a CDS encoding creatininase, producing MIDSVFMADLSWVEFKQKIENKAVVLLPLGATEQHGPHLPLSVDVLLPTAVCEQVAREVNGIVAPALPYGCRSQPKTGGGEGFPGTTSLDANTFSLVVRDVVRQLIKSGVRRLVLVNGHFENYVPATEGVDMALRELHHDGITDAKIVRLAYWDFITQETLDRVFPNGCPGIELEHASLMETSLMLLLKPALVMMEKVPSDGPACFPPYDISPVPENFVPASGVLSVAHGASLENGRLLFDEHVERIVDSLTHIFQES